A genomic stretch from Limanda limanda chromosome 11, fLimLim1.1, whole genome shotgun sequence includes:
- the mc2r gene encoding adrenocorticotropic hormone receptor has product MNTTPVFQTDCPEVKVPVLLFLTMGLVSLGENFLVVLAVIRNRDLHSPMYCFICSLAAFNTIASLTKTWETLMIVLADVGQLEKRGSSETKLDDVMDSLLCMSFVGSISSFLAIAVDRYITIFHALQYHNIMTMQRTRAVLGVIWTMCGVSAVLMVRFFAAKFTMICFVVFFVVSLVIICFLYVYMFMLARIHALKIAALPTSGVGKRRWRCCSMRGALTLTILFGTFIVCWAPFFVHLIIIMVCPTNPYCECYRSLFQLHMVLVMSHALIDPGIYAFRSAELRQTFRKMLLCSNWKPCS; this is encoded by the exons ATGAACACGACCCCAGTATTCCAGACAGACTGCCCTGAAGTGAAAGTCCCAGTCCTTCTCTTCCTTACCATGGGATTAGTGAGCCTGGGTGAGAACTTTCTGGTTGTGTTAGCCGTCATACGAAATAGGGATCTTCACTCGCCCATGTACTGCTTCATCTGCAGCCTGGCAGCGTTCAACACCATCGCCAGCCTTACCAAAACCTGGGAGACCTTGATGATTGTGTTGGCCGACGTGGGGCAGCTGGAGAAAAGAGGCtcctctgagacaaagttggaCGATGTGATGGACTCCCTGCTGTGTATGTCATTCGTTGGCTCCATCTCAAGTTTCCTGGCCATTGCTGTGGACCG ttaCATCACCATCTTCCATGCACTGCAATATCACAACATTATGACAATGCAACGCACCAGGGCAGTCTTGGGTGTCATCTGGACAATGTGTGGGGTTTCAGCCGTACTCATGGTGAGGTTCTTTGCCGCCAAGTTCACCATGATCTGCTTTGTCGTCTTCTTCGTCGTCTCCTTGGTGATTATCTGCTTCCTCTATGTCTACATGTTCATGCTGGCTCGCATCCATGCCCTGAAGATTGCAGCTCTGCCCACCAGTGGCGTGGGGAAGCGTCGTTGGAGGTGCTGCAGCATGAGAGGGGCACTGACTCTCACAATCCTGTTTGGGACATTCATAGTGTGTTGGGCGCCGTTTTTTGTCCACCTTATCATCATCATGGTGTGCCCGACGAACCCATACTGCGAGTGCTACCGATCACTATTCCAGCTGCACATGGTGCTGGTGATGAGTCACGCCCTGATTGACCCAGGCATCTATGCCTTCCGCAGTGCAGAGCTCAGACAAACCTTCAGGAAGATGCTGCTTTGTTCAAATTGGAAGCCATGCTCATAG